Proteins encoded within one genomic window of Thermocladium sp. ECH_B:
- a CDS encoding anthranilate synthase translates to MDLTVIIDNYDSFVYNVAQYVGELGSRPIVVRNDEVSVKALARMRPDRLIISPGPGSPLNKRDVGVSRDAVIYFRGRIPILGICLGHQLIGAVFGARIRRARTIRHGKASKIRRMESPLYLGLAPEFSAMRYHSLVIDDVPSELIVDAVSMDDNEIMGIHHVEHPIFGVQFHPESVGTQVGMKILGNFLNEV, encoded by the coding sequence ATGGATCTAACGGTTATAATAGATAACTACGACTCATTCGTCTATAACGTGGCTCAATACGTGGGGGAACTAGGCAGTAGGCCCATTGTTGTCAGGAATGATGAGGTTTCCGTGAAGGCGCTCGCCAGGATGAGGCCAGATAGGCTAATAATATCGCCAGGCCCGGGTTCCCCCCTCAATAAGAGGGACGTCGGTGTATCCAGGGACGCCGTTATTTACTTCAGGGGCCGTATTCCAATCCTCGGCATTTGCTTGGGGCATCAATTAATTGGCGCCGTTTTTGGGGCTAGAATTAGGCGGGCGAGGACGATTAGGCACGGCAAGGCAAGCAAGATACGGAGAATGGAGTCCCCCCTCTACCTGGGCTTGGCTCCCGAGTTCAGCGCAATGAGGTATCACAGCCTCGTCATAGATGACGTGCCGAGCGAGCTAATCGTGGACGCGGTGTCGATGGATGATAATGAGATAATGGGGATCCACCACGTTGAGCACCCCATCTTCGGGGTTCAGTTCCACCCGGAGAGCGTGGGGACCCAGGTGGGCATGAAGATACTGGGCAATTTCCTGAACGAGGTGTGA